The genomic region CAAGACTTTTTGCCCCTTTGATCAAACCACATTAACTGCAGGTTTAATTTTGTGTGGGCTATAACACAAATAATATTTGAATAAGGGTCGCACGGCATCATCTCTGAGACCATAGATGAGTGGACTCAGGCAGCGGGGAAGAATCAAGACAATGAGAAAATTCAGATAGCGTAAATGTATGAAAAGAGAGCTACTACTCCCAGTCATCATATAAAGTGTTCTCTCTATGGTGGCATAAAGAAAAGAGGTGAGGCACAGGCCTAGCTGAATGAGGTGCAGAAGCACAGTCTTATGAGCTTTTGTAGCTGATTCTTTATTAGATGAAATAGACCTGGCTGTGATCATAATGCTGACATAAGTGAAAAGGATGATCACTGTCACAGATACAAAAAAGAGGAGATCAAATCCTTGAGTCTTATCGGCCTGCCACTTGGCCACAAAAAGTTTCTCTCTCGTGCAAAATGTTATCTTAAGTAACTGGCTTGGATCAGTGACTAAATCAAACATGATATCTGTAACAATATTCAGGGAGCTGACAAACCAAATGATTACTAGAGCAATGCCTGTGCTTTTCTGTGTGGCGACAGTGCAATGCCTCAGAGGGAAGCAGATAGCCACATAACGCTCCAGTGACATCAGAGCCAGGGTCAAAGGAGCATTCTGGAAAGTGCAAGTGGAGATCAAAACTAATAGTGAGCAGAAGGCTCTGGCTACATTGGCAAGGGCAAGAGACATAGAGTACATTATAGTTGTGACCAGGAGGAGGATGGAATCATTGAAAAGCATGTGGGCAAACAGAATGTACCGGGGTGTTTCATGGAACACAGACTTACTTCCTAAAGCAAAAAGCATGATTCcatttacataaacaaaaaacagagacaTCAAAACTGCCACCGCAATTTTAGTCACAGTGGTAGCATCAAAGTCCACCTTGTAGACCTGCTCGTAGGTGAACGACAGCTTGGAGTCTGTGATGTTGATTGTTGCCATATGCTGCAGACAAACAATAAAGTCTTATGAAGTTTCATACTACATCTTCAAAAAACAAGTAGACATGGGTAATTACACCACAACATGCAATAATGAAGTTAAAGCTAAAAGACATTGGAACATATATGTAGTGTTCTGTACAACAGCCTACATTAAATGGCCAAAAgaatgtggacatctgaccattaAAACTCATATACAGGCCTTTCCCAATCAGTTGCCACAAAGTATGAAGCACATAATTGGTACAGACCATCTTTGTATAATGTATCATTAAGATTTTcattcctgttccagcatgacaatgatcATGTGCACTAAATggggtccataaagacatggtgtgCCAAGGTTGGTGTGGAAGATGTTGAGTAAGAGATGTTCAATAAGCACATACAGGCATgaatgatcaggtgtccacaaccTTTTGTCAATATAGCATATGTGCATGTTTCAGATAAATAacttaaaacattaataaaacatacaaaatctaCAAAACCAAttctgctatttaaaaaaacaatcattGCCATCCCTTTCAACCTTGTTCCTCATTTAAGAGCAAAGTGCAGCCACTGTCAGCAAAGACACCTTGTAAAAAATGAGATATTGTTATCTAAGATGGGTTAACACGTCTTTTGAATAGTTGAATCCTTACATTTCTACATACAGtggtaaaatattattttaaagaatggAGTTTAATTTTAAAGAGGTAAATCTTGAAACTTGAAATAGAATTCCAAAACATAAAATGACCCATATAAGACATTTGCATTTCTATGTCTGAAAGACATATATCAAACCTGGATTTAGATAGAAAAAACACCACAGACTTTCAGACTCTCATGTGTGCCAGCTGCCGGTCTCtcagcaaaaagaaaagaacctTGCATTTCTGGACTTTTGTAGCCTCCACAGGTCCAGACTACATCCCTTGTGGGTGTATAAATTGAacaagtgtgtgcatgtgtgtgtgtatgtgtgtcagcaAGTTAATAGTACAGTGATTGTTTTTAATCATAGAGATAATTTATGATATGTAGCTAAGAAATTTAAGATGTGGATTTTTACTAAGTCATAGGTGGTGTAGGGAGAATggtaatgtaaatgcagaatatgtctttatggacgttTTTGTTCCATGTTTTTTGTAACAAACTCAAATAAGCAACAGATGCAATAGCACTAACATTGCATACAGAAGTGTTAAAGCTAAAATCTGAAATACTCTGTATAGTAGCTAAACCTTTAACATATGAAATAACATGTTAATGTTCTTTTCTGAATACGAGTAGATCTGCTCGTAGCTGAACAACAGCTTTGAGTCTTCAATGTTGATTGTTGCCATATAATGCAGAACAGAGTAAAGTCTTGTGAAGTTTCATACTACATCTTCCAGAAACAGGTAGACATGGGTGATTCCACAAATAGTAATTTGTGTCCTACTGATATTGCTATTTATTAAATCAAGTAAGTCAAAGCTAAAAGACATTTGAAACATAGTTATAGTGTTCTCTACACAGCCTACATTGCATGGCCAAAAgtgtgtggacacctgaccatcaacCCCACAAAGACCTTCCCCAAACCATTGCCACAAAGTTTAAAGCACATAATTGGTACAGACAATCTTTGTATGCTGTGTAATTAAGATTTTCATTCACTTGAACAAAGTGACataaccctgttccagcatgacaatgctcctaTGCACTAAATgcggtccataaagacatggtgtgCCAAGGCTGGTGTGGAAGCTCTTGAGTGGCCTGCTCAGTTCCAtgacctcaactccactgaacatTGTTGAGATAAACTGAAACACAAACGTCTTGCCAAGCTTCCCAATGAGATAAGAAATTAAAAACTTTTACTAAGACATTGGTTGTATAGGGAGATATTACAACATTGCCTGCTATTTCCCCTCATGCCAACTATGGGAACCCTCGCCCGAATTCTGAGTCTTCCAATATTACGGACATTTGAACACCGCACGGCAATGCTACAGCCTACTGATTCAGCTTTGTTGGCCTTTTTGATTAAACTCTTTAATCTGCACATGAACCCTACTCATCCCTCGTTTCAGGATACTTCGCCACCCATGGGTCCAGCAGATGAAACCCAGCCTCAGCCCTTGTTAATCCAGCAAGGACAAACCCTAGCATCCTACCAAGAGCAACTAAAAACCATCCAGACTGCCAAAAAGCAACTCCTCCAAATACCAGCTAACACTACCAGGTCTCTGAGTGAACCAGTTCATATGGTGCTACCCAATAAGTTCAGTGGCACTGCTGACCAGTGCAAGGCGTTCCCCTAGCAATTTGAAGACTTTTTTGCTCATCAACCGGAAACCTCCCACAGCGATTCCACCAAATGTGCCTTCCTGCTTATGCTACTCACTGGGTGAGCTCTGGATTGGGCAACAGCAGTTTGGGATGGGGACCCCCAAGTATAAACCTTTTATTCACAATTTACCCAGTTGACTCTGGACATTTTCAAAGACCTGCCAGTGGTTCTGATATATCAGTCCAAATGCTAGAGCTTCGTCAGGGCACCGATATGGCAGCAGACCAATCAGTGAAATTTCGCACACTGGCAGCACAAAGCAGAACGACCGAGGCTTCAGCACCTCATGCCAGACCAAATTTGTCTTTGGCTTAGTAGACCCTGCTCTCATACCATGTTTAATCCCCCAAGCCCAGGAACATCAGAGCCCATGAAGATAGACCACACCCGAATCTCACATGAAGAACACCAAGCCACCAATGACTTTAACTGTACTACTACTGTGGCCAAGCCAGTAATCGATGCACCATCTGCTGAGAAAAACACAGCTACCCGACCTGCCAAGGTAAGCCCTCCCTTTTGTCCTCTAAGTTCCCAATTACCCATTCAGATTCACTATGTTAATCTATATTATGATGTCTCAGCTCTAGTTGATTCTGGTTCGGCCATCAACATAATCCACTTCCAGCTCATCCAAAAGCTCattctccaccaccaccaatcaCACCATCCCACTAAAGATCACGCAGGTGGATCACCAGCCAGAAATGGACTGCAGTAAGGTCAGCACCATGACTGAATGGTGTTGGattacaaatttataaaatgttaaatctaggtTCCAAAGTAATAGTATATAAACTGAAAAAGTTATGTACATTGGGTTTTACATTTTGAGGTAAAGATGATGACATTCTAAGAAGATTAAGTCTGGCAGCCAAGGTGTCTGAGACATTAACCTTTTGTCTTTATGTACTTCCTGACCACAGGGCAGGGTCCCAAGTTAAATGTGAATGCTTATCTCAaggccaggctgtgcctttGTCTCTGTGATAATGTGGAGGTCTAGGTAATACTGTCAGGCTGATTGGATTAGCACCTATGCATTTGAATGACAGTTATGCTGATGAGATCAGGGCTGGGGAAATTCCGTTACCGGGCTGATTACTGTACTGCAGTTGCATGCTTTGTTTAGATTGTCTCCACCTCTATGTATCCCTCCCCcagaaaaaagaataaattctACAGTGCTGAAACTATAGTTAAACTTGGATGACTACAGTGACGCACAGTGAGTTCTCAATAAAGAGTAACTTCTGCTTGAAGGATATCCCAATGTCTCCTGGTCTCTGCTTTGACAAGGAAAAAGTTTCCAACAATGGCCCACTCCTTCCAATTACTATGCTTCCTGGGATTGACAAACTTTTACAGGCAATTCATTAGAGGTTTCAGTACAGTGGCCACCCCTTTCACAGCTTTGCTTTGAGGGAAGCTCAAATAGCTACAATGGTCTGAGGCAGCTAATTTGGCCTTTGAACAACTAAAGTGCTGCTTCTCTACCACACCTATTCTATGACACCCCGACCCACATCGCCGGTTCACAATGGAAGAGGACATCTCCTTTTGCAGGATAGGGGCTGTGCTTTCCCAATGCCATGGGGACCCTGAAAAACTCCCATGTGCTTTCTTCTCTCATAAAACTAACACCGGAAGAGACAAACTATGATGTAGGAAACAGGGACATACTTTCTATTAAGGAGGCTCTGGAGTAAAAGGGACACTGGTTTGAAGGGGCCCATCATCCATTTTAACTGCTCACTGACCTTAAGAACCATGAGTATATAAACAGTGCCCAGCGCCTTCACCCACTCCAAGCACAATGGGCTCTATTCTTCACCAGCTTTAACTTTGTCATCGCCTACCGTCCTGGGTCAAAAAACAGTAAAGCAGACACCCTTTCACACTGTCACGATCCCCTCCTTGCAGAAATAGATCCTGAACCCATCCTGCACTCCTCCATCATTCTGGCTCCTATACACTGGGATATAATGGAGGAAATTCATACCTGTCCCATACCCCAACACCCATGGGCACACCTGGCGGTGGATTTTGTCACTGATCTCCTACCTCTCACGGGTTTACAGCTATGCCTGTAGCTGTGGATTGGTTCTCCAAA from Hemibagrus wyckioides isolate EC202008001 linkage group LG18, SWU_Hwy_1.0, whole genome shotgun sequence harbors:
- the LOC131368742 gene encoding odorant receptor 131-2-like; this translates as MATINITDSKLSFTYEQVYKVDFDATTVTKIAVAVLMSLFFVYVNGIMLFALGSKSVFHETPRYILFAHMLFNDSILLLVTTIMYSMSLALANVARAFCSLLVLISTCTFQNAPLTLALMSLERYVAICFPLRHCTVATQKSTGIALVIIWFVSSLNIVTDIMFDLVTDPSQLLKITFCTREKLFVAKWQADKTQGFDLLFFVSVTVIILFTYVSIMITARSISSNKESATKAHKTVLLHLIQLGLCLTSFLYATIERTLYMMTGSSSSLFIHLRYLNFLIVLILPRCLSPLIYGLRDDAVRPLFKYYLCYSPHKIKPAVNVV